The following is a genomic window from Mycolicibacterium sp. TY81.
CGTCGCGATGGCGACGGCCTGCGCGATGGTGTACTGGTGCCGGACGGCGTGCATGCCGTCACGCAGGGTTACGTCGCTGATGTAGATCATGTTGGGGCTCCGGCGTTTTGCGCGGCTACTTCGACGAGCGCGGTCACTCTGGTGCCCGCGAAGGTGCCGATTTCTGGGATGTGGATCGGGCCGATGCTCTCGAACTGCACGGCCTGCTTGAGCCGGAAGCCTGGCACCTCAGCGCTGATCCGTTGCACCGCGGTGTGGATGTCCCGTTCGATGGCAGCGTGATCGGCGGCGCCGTCGACCAGGCAGTAGACGGTGTACCGCGTCGCAGGGGAAGGGCTGAGCAGTGAGATGACCTTCGCATGCCGGGCGCCGACATTCTGTATTGCGGTACAGGTGGTTTCGATCAGATCGTCGACGCCGGCCCGGATGTCCGGACCGGCGGAGCACGCCGGAATCGATGACACGATCTCGGCGTAGGTCACACTTCCCGACTTCGCGACGGCAGCGATGATCGGCGCGGTGGTTCCGGCGGACGGCGTCATCGCACGTTCTCGGCGAGCATCCGGATCGCCGTGTCGTAGATGGCATTGGCGTGCATCTCGAACAACTCGAGCAGGTCCACCGAATCACCGCCGAGTTCCCTGGCGATGAACAGGCCGTCGGCGCCGGCGATGGAGTAGTTCACCAGCAGCCGGACCTGGGCGTCGGTGAGACCTGGGGCAAGCTCACTGAGTGCCGCGGTGAGCGAGTCGGAGGCCTGCGTCCGCGCTTGCAGGAACCGCGCACGGGCTCGTGGTTCCACGGGCCGGCGCTCCAGCGCCAGCATCAGCCCGAGGCGCAGGAAGTCCGGATGGTCGAGCAGGCCTTTCGCGAGCTGCCTGGCCAGTCCGATCACGCGTTCGCGGGGCTCGCCGTCAAGGGGGAGTTCCCAGACGCGCAGCCAGGTTTCGAAGCTGCGGTCGATCACCGCCGCCAGCAGGTCGTCCTTGTCCTTGAAGTGCCAGTAGATGGAACTGGCGGGGAGTCCGCACTTCTTGCTGACCAGCCCGATGCTGGTGCCTTCGTAACCACGTTCAGAGGCAATCTCGTTGGCGGCATCCAGGATTCGCTCACGGGACTGTTCGCCATCGGCGCGCTTGCGGCGGGTCTTGGGTGCTTCGGACATCTTCACTCCCGACTCTTGACTCTGTAGCGATCACTACATTACCGTAGCGATCACTACAGAACAAGTGGGAGGCTCCCAATGAGCAGTGCAGACACCTACGACGTCGCCGTTGTCGGGTACGGCCCCACAGGCGCCACGGCCGCCAACCTGCTGGGCCAACTCGGTCTGAAGGTCGTGGTGATCGAGCGGGACCCAGATATCTACAGCCGGGCGCGGGCGATCTCGACCGACGAGGAGGTCCTCCGCGTCTGGCAGTCGGTGGGCCTGGCCGAGCGGCTCCAGCGCGACATGCTGCCCGACCGTCCGGTCGCGTTCGTCGACGCCGACGGGCGCCCGTTCATCGAAACGGTGATCTACGGACGCGGGTGCGGCCATCCGTCGCAGCAGTTCCTGTACCAGCCGGCGGTCGACTCGGTGCTCCGCGAAGGGGTGGCCCGGTTCGCCAACGTCGAGGTGCTGCTGGAGCATGAATGTCTGCGGGTGACCAACCGGGCCGACGGCGTCGAGCTGCTGCTCGCCGACCTGTGTGCCGACGCCTTCAAACGGGTGACGGCCCGCTACGTCATCGCCTCGGACGGTGGCTCGTCGGCGACGCGCGGCGTGCTCGGCATCGGGTACAGCGGACGCACCTACGGCGAGCGCTGGGTCGTCATCGACACCAAGGTGATCAAGGAATGGGATGCACACGACCGCTTGCGGTTTCACTGCAACCCCGCACGTCCGACCGTTGACTGCCCGACGCCGCTCGGGCATCACCGGTGGGAATACCCCGCGCGAGGATGCGAGGACGAGAAGAACCTCACCAGCGACGAAGCGGTGTGGAAAGTGCTGGGCGAGCAGGGCATCACACCCGAGCACGTCGAGATCCTGCGCGCCGTCGTCTACAGCCACCACGTACGGGTAGCGGACCGCTGGCGCGTCGGACGGGTATTCCTGGCCGGCGATGCCGCGCACGCCATGCCGCCGTGGATCGGCCAGGGGATGTCCGCCGGCGTCCGCGACGCCGCCAACCTGTGCTGGAAACTCGCCGCGGTGCTGCGCGGTCAGGCGCCCGACGCGCTGCTGGATTCGTATGCCGCAGAACGCAAGCCGCACGTCACAGAGGTCACCCGGCGTGCGGTGCTGGTCGGCCGGATCATCACCGAGCGGCGGCCATGGCTGGCCGCCATCCGCAATCACGTCGTGCGGGCGCTGACCAGGATTCCCGGGGCCAATGCCGCGGGTCAGAAGTTCTGGTGGATACCTGACGCCCACTACGACGACGGCTTCTTCGCGACCACGCACCCCGCGGTGGGCTGGCAGATCCCGCAACCCACGGTGGGCGGCGTGCTGCTCGATGAGCTGCTCGGCGGGCGCTGGACGGTGCTGCACACCGGCGCCGTGCCGACCGGGGCGGCAGCCTGGACGGCCGCCGGCGCGTCGACCCTGCAGATCACCGAACCGAGCCTGGTGCGGTGGCTCCGTGACCGCAAAGCCGACGCCGTCGTCCTCCGCCCGGACGGATTCGTCTACGCCGCAACCTCATCCGGACAACCACTCCCGGCTCCGCCGGCCGGACTGAGCCTCACCACCCTGACAGGAGCATCAGCATGACCGCCACCCTCACCGAACACACCATCACCGTCGCCGGCCGGAAGATCTTCGTCGCCGAAGCGGGATCCGGCCCCGCGGTGCTGCTGCTGCACGGCGGTGGCCCGGGCGCCTCCGGTGCCAGCAACTACTCCCGCAACATCGACGCGCTCGCCAAGCGCTACCGCGTCCTGGTACCCGACATGCCCGGCTACGGGCGTTCGTCGAAGGGCATCGACAAGTCGGATCCTTTCGGCTGCCTGGCGGACGCGATGCGGGGCCTGCTCGACGAATTGGGCATCAGCACAGCGCATCTGGTCGGTAACTCCTACGGCGGCGCCGCGGCACTGCGGTTGGCGCTGGACACCCCGGGCCGTGTCGGCAAGCTGGTGCTCATGGGCCCCGGCGGTATCGGGACCACCCGCGGGCTGCCGACGGATGGCCTCAACAGTCTGCTGGCGTACTACGGCGGCTCGGGCCCCAGCCGTGAGAAGCTGGCCACGTTCATCCGCAATTACCTGGTCTACGACGGTGACTCGGTGCCCGACGAGCTGATCGACCTGCGCTACACGGCATCCATCGACCCAGAGGTGGTGGCTAATCCGCCGCTGAGTCGACCGTCGGGACTGTTCGCGCTGCGGACGCTCTGGCGCATGGACCTGACGCGTGACTCGCGGCTGGCCGCGCTGCAGACGCCGACGCTGATCCTGTGGGGGCGCGACGACAAGGTGAACCGGCCCTCGGGTGGACCCATGCTGCAGAACATCATGCCCAACGCCGAGCTGGTCATGACCAGCCGCACCGGACACTGGATGCAGTGGGAACGCGCCGACCTCTTCAATCAGATTGTCGACGAATTCCTTTCGGACAGCACGGTATTCCGGCCATGAGCGTCTTCGGCAACGTATCGCTCGGCTATCTTGTGGTCGAGACGGAGCGATTCGCCGACTGGCGCCGCTTCGGTCGCGACGCGATCGGCATGCACCTCGATGATCTCGACACCGATGCCCTCCGCTTCCGGCTCGACGAACAACAGTGCCGGTTCCTGCTGCGGCGCGGTCCGGCCGAGGATGTCACCACGCTGGGCTGGCAGGCCGACGACCATGAGACCTTCGAGGAAATCCTCGGCCGGGTGCACCGGTGCGGCGTGCCCGTCACCGTCGGCACCGCCGAGGACGCCGCGCTGCGTGGCGTCGAGCGCCTGATGCGGATTCCCGGCCCCAACGGGCTGGCACAGGAGCTGTACACCCGGGCGCACATCGACGGACAATTGTCTGTGGCTGGAAAGGGCTTTGTCACCGGCGAGTTCGGACTGGGACACGTCGCCGTCACCAGCACCAGGCCACACCAGATGCGCGGTTACTACAACACCTTGCTCGACGCCCGGCTCAGCGACTTCATCGACGAAACCATGAGCGGCGTCAAGGTCAAGATCCGGTTCCTGCGAGTCAATCGGCGCCACCACTCCGTGGCGATCGCCGCGGTGAATCGGTTGCCGATCAACCCGATTCGGACCCGCGTGCAGCACCTCAACATTCAGGTCGCCGAGTTGGACGATCTGACGGACAGCTACCAACGCGTGCGAGCACTGGGGTTCGACATGGCCCTGGGCGTCGGGCAGCACACCAACGACCGCGAGCTGTCGTACTACGCCGTCACCCCCTCAGGTTTCGAGTGGGAGGTCGGATGGAACCCGCTGGTGGTCGACGAATCAACCTGGAAACCGACGACTCACCAGGGCATCAGCATCTGGGGCCACGAGACGCAGTCCAGCGTCGACAAGCTCGGGCAGTTCACGACCGCGGCCAGGTCATTGCTGCACCGCGAAGACACCGTCCCGGCGCTCGCCGGGGCGGGAATCCCCGACTAGTCCCGGGATTTGTGCACGATTTTCCGCGGTGAGCGCGGAATATCGTGCACGAATCGCCGGAGGAGGAAACATCATGAACCGTATTGATACCCACCACCACATGGTGCCGCCCGACTACCGAAAGGCGTTGGACCAGGCGGGCATCGCCGACGCCGGCGGCCGGGCGATGCCGGACTGGTCCCCGGAAGCGTCCTTGGACACGATGGCCAAGCTCGGTGTCGCGACCGCCATCCTGTCCGTGTCCGCACCGGGCACCACGATGCTGCCGGCCGCGGCGGACGCGGCCGCATTGGCCCGCGATGTGAACGACTACAGCGCCGAACTCGTTGCCGCCCAGCCGGATCGGTTCGGGTTCTTCGCCACCTTGCCGTTGCCGCACCTGGATGCCGCCGTCGCCGAAGCCGTGCGCGCACTCGACGAATTGAATGCCGACGGAGTGTTCCTGCTGGCCAACAGTGTGGGAACCTACGTCGGCGCGCAAGGCCAGGACGCGTTGTTCGCGGAGCTCGACAAGCGTTCGGCCGTCGTCTTCATCCACCCCGCCGAGCTGCCCGGCCCCACGATCGACGGCGTGATGCCGTTCGCCGCCGACTTCCTGCTGGACACCAGCCGCGCGGCGTACCTGCTGGTGCGCAACGGCATTCGCCGCCGCTACCCGAACATCCGGTTCATCCTGAGCCATGCCGGCGGCTTCGTCCCATATGCGTCCTACCGCATGGCCATGGGCATCACGAGTGACGTCGGCGGCAGCCCGGCCGATCACCTCGACGACTTCGCGAGCTTCTACTTCGATACCGCGCTGTCGTCCACGGCGGCCGCGCTGCCGTCGCTGCTGGCCTTCGCCAAGCCTGGTCACGTGACATTCGGATCGGACTTCCCGTTCGCGCCGGTCGAGGTCAGCCAGCTGTACGCGGCCGGGTTGGAGTCGTACGGGGGACTGGACGACGCCGGGCGGCGCGCTATCGACCGCACCAACGCGCTGGCACTGTTCCCGCGGCTGGGCAGTGCCCCTGCGCCGGTGGCGCCGTCGCTGGTTGCGCAGGCACAGCACGCCGCGAGCCGCGTGGTGATGCGGGGCGTCACTCGGCTATTGGCGCGGTAGGTCGTCGCCTCGCGCCAGCGGACCTGGCTGTGCATGTACTTCGGGCTGGGGTCGTCATCATGTGCTGACATCGTCTACGCATGATGACAATGTCAGCCGAAGATGACGGCTCTGGATCGCAAGTGCTGCAGGAGAGCTCGACACGCCGAAGCGATGCGGTCAGGCAGCAGTCAGTGTGTCGGTGAACAGCTCGGCGAGCACGACCGCGGCGGCCGGCCGGCTAGAGATTTCCGACTTCCAGCTCCAGGTACTGCGCGTACTTCGCCTGTGCCGCTTCGCGTTTGCCCGGCAGCCATTCCGTCGGCCACAGCTCGTCGGTGCCGGTGTAGTCCCGCAGCACCTGCTTCGCGACGGTGACCTTGTGGACCTCGGTCGGTCCGTCGGCGAGCCCCATAACGGCGGCGCCGGCGACCATACCGAGGAACGGCACCTCGTTGGTGACCCCGAGCGCGCCGTGGATTTGCATTGCGCGCCAGGCGATGTCGTGCAGCACCGTCGGCATCACGACCTTGACGGCGGCGATGTCCTTGCGCACCTTCTTGTAGTCGTTGTACTTGTCGATCT
Proteins encoded in this region:
- a CDS encoding VOC family protein, yielding MSVFGNVSLGYLVVETERFADWRRFGRDAIGMHLDDLDTDALRFRLDEQQCRFLLRRGPAEDVTTLGWQADDHETFEEILGRVHRCGVPVTVGTAEDAALRGVERLMRIPGPNGLAQELYTRAHIDGQLSVAGKGFVTGEFGLGHVAVTSTRPHQMRGYYNTLLDARLSDFIDETMSGVKVKIRFLRVNRRHHSVAIAAVNRLPINPIRTRVQHLNIQVAELDDLTDSYQRVRALGFDMALGVGQHTNDRELSYYAVTPSGFEWEVGWNPLVVDESTWKPTTHQGISIWGHETQSSVDKLGQFTTAARSLLHREDTVPALAGAGIPD
- a CDS encoding amidohydrolase family protein; the protein is MNRIDTHHHMVPPDYRKALDQAGIADAGGRAMPDWSPEASLDTMAKLGVATAILSVSAPGTTMLPAAADAAALARDVNDYSAELVAAQPDRFGFFATLPLPHLDAAVAEAVRALDELNADGVFLLANSVGTYVGAQGQDALFAELDKRSAVVFIHPAELPGPTIDGVMPFAADFLLDTSRAAYLLVRNGIRRRYPNIRFILSHAGGFVPYASYRMAMGITSDVGGSPADHLDDFASFYFDTALSSTAAALPSLLAFAKPGHVTFGSDFPFAPVEVSQLYAAGLESYGGLDDAGRRAIDRTNALALFPRLGSAPAPVAPSLVAQAQHAASRVVMRGVTRLLAR
- a CDS encoding bifunctional 3-(3-hydroxy-phenyl)propionate/3-hydroxycinnamic acid hydroxylase translates to MSSADTYDVAVVGYGPTGATAANLLGQLGLKVVVIERDPDIYSRARAISTDEEVLRVWQSVGLAERLQRDMLPDRPVAFVDADGRPFIETVIYGRGCGHPSQQFLYQPAVDSVLREGVARFANVEVLLEHECLRVTNRADGVELLLADLCADAFKRVTARYVIASDGGSSATRGVLGIGYSGRTYGERWVVIDTKVIKEWDAHDRLRFHCNPARPTVDCPTPLGHHRWEYPARGCEDEKNLTSDEAVWKVLGEQGITPEHVEILRAVVYSHHVRVADRWRVGRVFLAGDAAHAMPPWIGQGMSAGVRDAANLCWKLAAVLRGQAPDALLDSYAAERKPHVTEVTRRAVLVGRIITERRPWLAAIRNHVVRALTRIPGANAAGQKFWWIPDAHYDDGFFATTHPAVGWQIPQPTVGGVLLDELLGGRWTVLHTGAVPTGAAAWTAAGASTLQITEPSLVRWLRDRKADAVVLRPDGFVYAATSSGQPLPAPPAGLSLTTLTGASA
- a CDS encoding TetR/AcrR family transcriptional regulator, with translation MSEAPKTRRKRADGEQSRERILDAANEIASERGYEGTSIGLVSKKCGLPASSIYWHFKDKDDLLAAVIDRSFETWLRVWELPLDGEPRERVIGLARQLAKGLLDHPDFLRLGLMLALERRPVEPRARARFLQARTQASDSLTAALSELAPGLTDAQVRLLVNYSIAGADGLFIARELGGDSVDLLELFEMHANAIYDTAIRMLAENVR
- a CDS encoding alpha/beta fold hydrolase, yielding MTATLTEHTITVAGRKIFVAEAGSGPAVLLLHGGGPGASGASNYSRNIDALAKRYRVLVPDMPGYGRSSKGIDKSDPFGCLADAMRGLLDELGISTAHLVGNSYGGAAALRLALDTPGRVGKLVLMGPGGIGTTRGLPTDGLNSLLAYYGGSGPSREKLATFIRNYLVYDGDSVPDELIDLRYTASIDPEVVANPPLSRPSGLFALRTLWRMDLTRDSRLAALQTPTLILWGRDDKVNRPSGGPMLQNIMPNAELVMTSRTGHWMQWERADLFNQIVDEFLSDSTVFRP